The proteins below come from a single uncultured Dethiosulfovibrio sp. genomic window:
- the dnaA gene encoding chromosomal replication initiator protein DnaA, whose protein sequence is MKDFEQVWQDIIAAATPRLPEGAVDIWLKTCVPLEIEDGFLSLDVANDFIKVQIQDRFMKILEETMVDLGYGTGLRLSVGDGENRKEQERAEKTVRPQSSSNISGLNPNYLFSSFVVGKSNRLAHAASLAVAENPGAAYNPLFIWGGVGLGKTHLMHAIGHHALQNNRNLKVSYVSSEKFTNELITSIKNNRTSEFRNRYRTMDLLLIDDIQFLAGKESTQEEFFHTFNSLHNDKKQIVLSSDRPPKDIKSIEDRLVSRFEWGLVTDIQSPDYETRIAILTKKAEFRNYSIPYEVVIYLAQNVPSNIRELEGALNRVIACAELNSEPITVDNASEWLKDIVRHTSRGPVSVDLIQQIVAEECSFSVEDLVSSKRTSEIALARQIAMYVCRKHTESSLQQIGLAFNKKDHTTVLHAQKKIEQMLENNQRVKNIVDNVEKKL, encoded by the coding sequence GTGAAAGACTTTGAACAAGTTTGGCAGGACATTATCGCAGCGGCCACTCCAAGGCTACCAGAGGGAGCGGTGGATATCTGGCTCAAGACATGTGTACCTCTGGAGATAGAGGACGGTTTTCTCTCCCTGGACGTGGCGAACGACTTTATAAAGGTCCAGATCCAGGACCGATTTATGAAGATCCTAGAGGAAACAATGGTGGACCTGGGCTATGGAACGGGCCTCAGGCTGAGCGTAGGAGACGGTGAAAACAGAAAGGAACAGGAAAGAGCGGAAAAAACTGTAAGACCTCAGTCTTCGTCGAACATAAGCGGGCTTAACCCTAACTATCTTTTTTCCTCTTTCGTGGTGGGAAAATCCAACAGACTCGCCCACGCAGCGAGCTTAGCGGTAGCGGAGAACCCTGGAGCGGCATATAACCCTCTGTTCATATGGGGAGGGGTAGGTCTAGGAAAGACCCACCTTATGCACGCCATAGGCCACCACGCCCTACAGAACAACAGAAATCTCAAGGTATCCTACGTCAGTTCGGAAAAGTTTACCAACGAGCTGATAACAAGCATAAAGAATAACAGAACTTCCGAGTTCAGAAACCGATACAGAACGATGGACTTGTTGCTCATAGACGACATACAGTTTCTAGCGGGTAAAGAGAGCACCCAGGAGGAATTTTTTCACACCTTCAATAGCCTACACAACGACAAAAAACAGATAGTTTTAAGTTCCGACAGACCGCCAAAGGACATAAAATCCATAGAGGACAGGCTGGTGAGCCGTTTCGAGTGGGGGCTGGTCACCGATATACAGTCACCGGACTACGAGACGAGAATAGCCATACTCACTAAAAAAGCGGAGTTTAGAAACTACTCCATTCCCTACGAGGTGGTTATATACCTGGCTCAGAACGTCCCAAGCAACATAAGGGAGTTAGAGGGAGCGCTCAACAGGGTAATAGCCTGTGCAGAGCTTAACAGCGAGCCCATAACCGTGGATAACGCATCCGAATGGCTCAAAGACATAGTTAGACACACCTCAAGGGGACCGGTAAGCGTGGACCTCATACAGCAGATAGTGGCGGAGGAGTGTTCGTTTAGCGTAGAGGATCTTGTCAGCAGCAAAAGGACCTCCGAGATAGCTCTAGCTAGACAGATAGCTATGTACGTATGCAGAAAACACACCGAGAGCAGCCTTCAGCAAATAGGTCTTGCTTTCAACAAAAAGGACCATACAACCGTTCTTCACGCTCAGAAAAAGATAGAGCAGATGCTTGAGAACAATCAGAGGGTGAAAAACATTGTGGATAACGTTGAGAAAAAGCTGTGA
- the recF gene encoding DNA replication and repair protein RecF (All proteins in this family for which functions are known are DNA-binding proteins that assist the filamentation of RecA onto DNA for the initiation of recombination or recombinational repair.), with protein sequence MFFKETGIKNFKNIGLSRLSWDPGLNLVLGPNGSGKTNLIEILNILSGWGPFKSASKSSMVNWDSDDKRGFLQAVAGGEEEVTVQTSVTSRCSMKCDDKRSNCSNIRLKIPTLSFLTEDIALIEGSPAVRRRFMDVLCAVIYPMYAFRLTEYRRAIAHKKALLVSGRPTVLVERAIAPMASWIWSCRERAVKAIRMGLEASGDLPPGQVSFFMDRGGGGLSEDGEEDYYLSVDRFSQRERGSLRPLVGPHRDDLKVLSGDMAASSVFSRGQRRRLSISLIVAAGWVIQTKLKKKPILLLDEVASELDPNGRRILVETLKGLKWQVIAATAEENVFDWPGTIWNADNGNFHRKEFKL encoded by the coding sequence GTGTTTTTTAAAGAGACAGGGATAAAAAATTTTAAAAACATAGGTCTGTCTAGGTTATCCTGGGATCCAGGGCTTAACTTGGTGTTAGGACCTAACGGGTCCGGTAAAACTAATTTAATAGAAATTTTAAATATACTTTCCGGTTGGGGACCTTTTAAATCAGCTTCTAAATCATCTATGGTCAACTGGGACAGCGACGATAAAAGAGGTTTTCTCCAGGCAGTAGCAGGAGGGGAAGAAGAGGTAACCGTTCAGACCTCAGTCACCTCTCGATGTTCGATGAAGTGCGACGATAAAAGGAGCAACTGCTCAAACATAAGGCTCAAAATACCGACTTTATCCTTCTTAACAGAGGATATTGCCCTAATAGAGGGATCTCCCGCCGTTAGACGGAGATTTATGGACGTCCTATGTGCGGTCATATACCCGATGTACGCCTTCAGGCTGACCGAATACAGAAGGGCCATAGCTCATAAAAAGGCCCTTCTGGTATCAGGCAGACCTACTGTCCTCGTAGAAAGAGCTATAGCACCTATGGCCTCCTGGATATGGTCCTGTAGGGAGAGGGCCGTTAAGGCCATTAGAATGGGCCTGGAGGCCTCGGGAGATCTTCCCCCAGGTCAGGTATCCTTTTTCATGGACAGAGGAGGAGGAGGGCTTTCAGAGGACGGAGAGGAAGACTATTACCTTTCGGTTGATAGATTTTCCCAGAGGGAGAGAGGTTCTCTCAGGCCTTTGGTAGGGCCTCACAGGGACGATCTCAAAGTTCTTTCCGGAGATATGGCCGCTTCGTCGGTTTTCAGTCGAGGACAGAGGAGAAGGCTGTCTATCTCCCTTATAGTGGCCGCAGGCTGGGTTATTCAGACTAAACTGAAAAAGAAACCTATACTTCTACTGGACGAGGTGGCCTCCGAACTGGATCCCAACGGAAGGCGAATCCTTGTGGAGACCCTTAAAGGTCTTAAATGGCAGGTAATAGCGGCCACAGCGGAGGAAAACGTTTTCGACTGGCCTGGAACGATTTGGAATGCCGATAACGGTAATTTCCATCGAAAGGAATTTAAATTATGA
- a CDS encoding potassium transporter TrkG translates to MRLRLVLRVLGLLVGIVSLSMIWPLHWSLSDGTSDSGAFVASILVGLSIGAAMFALGKGEDYQELGIREAFAVVTLSWVVASAIGALPFYLSQSVPTYTDGFFEAMSGFSTTGASILTDIESNPRGILFWRSLTHWLGGMGIIVLSLAILPFIGVGGMQLFKAEVPGPTPEKLTPRVQQTAVLLWAVYVLLSAFEVGALALGGMNMFESLTHTFGTMATGGFSPLNGSIGQYDSPYFDWVITIFMFLAGANFALHYMVLRGKWGSWWKDEEFRFYLKVVLFATFSVALSLYLSGHVSTFERSLRDGAFQVVSILTTTGYATVDFDVWPFYGKMVLFILMFLGGCAGSTGGGIKNVRIMVLIKRVGMEIAHLLHPQQIIRLRLNGRVLKEEILASVTAFFILYILLFAGFSLAMAATGLDLIEAFSSVAATLGNIGPGFGQIGPTGNYSAISVTGKWILSLCMLLGRLEIFTVVMLFVPGTWRQ, encoded by the coding sequence GTGAGGCTAAGGTTGGTCCTGAGGGTCCTGGGACTTTTGGTGGGGATCGTATCCCTTTCTATGATATGGCCTCTACACTGGAGCCTATCCGACGGCACCTCCGATTCGGGGGCCTTTGTGGCCTCCATTCTGGTGGGTCTGTCCATAGGAGCGGCTATGTTCGCCTTAGGCAAAGGAGAGGACTATCAGGAGCTTGGTATCAGAGAGGCCTTTGCGGTGGTGACTCTTTCCTGGGTGGTTGCCTCGGCGATAGGGGCTCTGCCTTTTTACCTTTCCCAATCGGTTCCGACCTACACGGACGGATTTTTCGAGGCTATGTCGGGTTTTTCAACCACCGGTGCGTCTATACTGACGGATATAGAATCCAATCCCAGGGGAATTCTCTTCTGGCGAAGCCTTACCCACTGGCTTGGGGGAATGGGCATCATAGTCCTCAGTCTGGCGATCCTGCCCTTTATAGGGGTCGGTGGGATGCAGCTTTTCAAGGCGGAGGTGCCAGGGCCGACACCAGAAAAACTCACCCCTAGGGTTCAGCAGACCGCTGTTCTCCTGTGGGCGGTATACGTGCTTCTCTCCGCCTTTGAGGTCGGGGCTTTGGCCCTCGGCGGCATGAATATGTTTGAATCTCTTACCCATACCTTTGGCACCATGGCGACAGGGGGATTTTCTCCTCTGAACGGAAGTATCGGCCAGTACGACAGCCCCTATTTTGACTGGGTTATCACGATTTTTATGTTTCTCGCAGGGGCTAATTTTGCCCTCCATTACATGGTTCTTCGGGGTAAATGGGGAAGCTGGTGGAAGGACGAGGAGTTCCGTTTTTACCTGAAGGTAGTCCTGTTCGCCACCTTTTCCGTCGCCCTGTCGCTGTATCTTTCTGGCCACGTATCGACATTTGAAAGGTCCTTGAGAGACGGAGCTTTTCAGGTAGTGAGTATTTTAACCACCACCGGTTACGCTACAGTTGATTTCGATGTATGGCCTTTCTACGGCAAGATGGTCCTCTTTATTCTGATGTTTTTAGGGGGCTGTGCGGGCTCTACCGGAGGAGGCATAAAGAACGTAAGGATAATGGTTCTGATAAAAAGGGTCGGAATGGAGATAGCCCATCTCCTCCATCCCCAGCAGATAATCAGGCTTCGTTTAAACGGTAGGGTTCTTAAAGAGGAGATCCTGGCGTCGGTGACCGCCTTCTTTATCCTCTATATACTGCTATTTGCCGGTTTTTCCCTGGCCATGGCGGCCACAGGACTTGATCTTATAGAGGCGTTCTCCAGCGTCGCCGCAACCTTGGGAAACATAGGCCCTGGGTTTGGACAGATAGGGCCTACGGGAAACTACTCCGCTATCTCTGTCACTGGAAAATGGATTCTTTCCCTGTGTATGCTTCTCGGTCGCCTCGAGATATTCACCGTAGTCATGCTGTTTGTTCCTGGAACCTGGCGACAGTAA
- the trkA gene encoding Trk system potassium transporter TrkA, giving the protein MKVVIVGAGNVGCTIARSLSLEGQDIVVVERSQEVAAKLEDELDVAVVVGNGARPPVLERAGISQGCDVDFLIACTDHDEVNIMACWVAKKCGVKRAISRARGMEYTDTPQWASFLGIDVMNSPERSVARDIEDLLEVNAAVHATELFDGKAGSYAFRVNSSSPILGKSLIQVGKENPDLSSVMVYVERDGKGIVPSGEWIAQEGDLCFLVSFRDMVFKIQELFHPGKGRDLRRVMIVGGGKLGVHLAQRLVKSYRSIEVKIIDRNREKCIRLAEELPKVKVLWGDGTDEKLLKHEGVQDVDGFVATTDNDELNMILAILGNRMKARKTVAVVRKEIYSKLAEDLPIDSVVNPNDSLASVILRHVRYPESAGTLSLIDRIGAEMLEVTVPESGPVTGKKLKDINLPKGIIFAMVKRGDAIIVPDGYLVLTGGDIVSVFATGDLLPRAIKILGVSQ; this is encoded by the coding sequence ATGAAGGTCGTTATAGTTGGAGCGGGCAACGTAGGTTGCACCATAGCTCGAAGTCTCTCTCTGGAGGGGCAGGATATAGTCGTAGTGGAGAGAAGTCAGGAAGTCGCCGCAAAGCTGGAAGACGAGCTTGACGTGGCGGTGGTGGTCGGAAACGGAGCCCGTCCTCCTGTGCTGGAGAGGGCCGGAATATCCCAAGGCTGTGACGTGGATTTTCTGATCGCCTGCACCGATCACGACGAGGTCAACATAATGGCCTGTTGGGTAGCTAAAAAGTGTGGGGTAAAAAGGGCTATCTCGAGGGCTAGAGGTATGGAATACACCGATACCCCTCAATGGGCTTCCTTTTTGGGAATAGACGTGATGAACTCCCCTGAGAGGTCGGTAGCCAGGGATATAGAGGATCTACTCGAGGTCAATGCCGCGGTTCACGCTACAGAGCTCTTCGACGGAAAGGCAGGATCATACGCCTTCAGAGTTAATTCTAGCTCCCCTATACTGGGCAAAAGCCTGATTCAGGTGGGGAAGGAAAACCCCGATCTCTCGTCTGTAATGGTCTACGTGGAGAGGGACGGCAAGGGAATTGTCCCCTCAGGAGAGTGGATCGCTCAGGAGGGGGATCTGTGTTTTCTGGTATCCTTCAGGGACATGGTCTTCAAGATTCAGGAGCTATTCCACCCTGGCAAGGGCAGAGATCTGAGGAGAGTCATGATAGTAGGGGGAGGCAAGCTGGGGGTTCATCTCGCTCAACGGCTGGTAAAAAGCTATCGGTCTATAGAGGTTAAAATTATAGACCGAAACAGGGAGAAATGTATCCGGTTGGCGGAGGAGCTACCTAAGGTAAAGGTTCTGTGGGGAGACGGCACCGACGAAAAACTCCTAAAACACGAGGGAGTTCAGGACGTAGACGGCTTCGTAGCCACCACCGATAACGATGAGCTGAACATGATTTTGGCCATTTTGGGCAACAGAATGAAGGCCAGAAAGACTGTGGCGGTCGTCAGAAAGGAGATTTACTCCAAACTTGCGGAGGATCTGCCTATAGATTCTGTAGTCAACCCCAACGATTCCCTGGCCTCGGTGATCCTCAGACACGTCAGATATCCCGAGAGCGCAGGAACTCTGTCCCTTATAGACCGTATAGGGGCGGAGATGCTGGAGGTGACTGTCCCCGAAAGTGGCCCTGTAACGGGGAAAAAACTCAAGGATATCAACCTTCCCAAGGGTATTATCTTCGCCATGGTCAAAAGAGGGGACGCCATAATAGTTCCAGATGGATATCTGGTATTGACGGGCGGAGATATAGTATCGGTGTTCGCCACAGGTGATCTGCTTCCTAGGGCCATAAAAATACTGGGGGTATCCCAGTGA
- a CDS encoding aminotransferase class V-fold PLP-dependent enzyme, which yields MSTYMNNAATSWPKPDRVPKAVFDFMVGRGANLARGAAAVRDLDTMDMVMECRERVAALFGGHKKGDPRYVSFSSNITESLNIVLKGFLKPGMTVVTSSMEHNAVIRPLRSLEKKGIKLEILPCDSCGKLDPHTFESLCGSKKVDMLVMAHGSNLCGVIQDVDRLSKICREKDIHFVLDTAQTAGVIPISASDLDLAALCFTGHKGLMGPQGIGGILWKPSFSKTCEPFVEGGTGSFSHEEYQPESMPDKFESGTPNLPGIAGLLAAVRWIEEIGVETIHRREEELGSRLLEGLKAIPGVVFHGSSDMEGRLPVFALNIEGLDNGVIAGQLADMGIETRPGLHCAPLAHKTLGSFPQGALRLSVGFFSSEEDVDRTLEAVKALISQG from the coding sequence ATGTCCACGTATATGAACAACGCCGCCACAAGCTGGCCAAAGCCCGATCGGGTGCCTAAGGCGGTTTTCGATTTTATGGTAGGACGGGGAGCCAACCTGGCCAGAGGCGCAGCTGCCGTAAGGGACCTCGATACTATGGACATGGTTATGGAATGCAGAGAAAGGGTAGCTGCACTCTTCGGAGGGCACAAAAAGGGAGATCCTCGTTATGTTTCTTTTTCCTCAAACATAACAGAATCTTTGAATATAGTATTAAAGGGTTTTTTGAAGCCTGGAATGACGGTGGTTACCTCCTCTATGGAGCACAACGCTGTAATTCGACCTTTGAGGAGCCTGGAAAAAAAGGGGATAAAGCTGGAGATTTTGCCCTGTGATTCCTGTGGAAAACTGGATCCTCATACCTTTGAATCACTCTGTGGCTCGAAAAAAGTGGATATGTTGGTGATGGCTCACGGAAGCAACCTGTGCGGAGTTATCCAGGATGTGGATAGGTTATCCAAAATTTGTCGGGAAAAAGATATCCACTTTGTCCTCGATACAGCTCAGACCGCCGGAGTTATCCCCATTTCCGCCTCTGACCTCGATCTCGCTGCCCTGTGTTTTACAGGCCATAAGGGCCTGATGGGTCCCCAGGGGATAGGTGGAATACTGTGGAAACCCTCATTCTCAAAGACATGTGAGCCATTCGTGGAGGGCGGTACGGGGAGCTTTTCCCACGAGGAATACCAGCCTGAAAGTATGCCCGATAAGTTTGAATCCGGGACACCTAACCTGCCGGGCATAGCGGGCCTTCTGGCGGCTGTTCGGTGGATAGAGGAGATAGGCGTCGAAACTATCCACCGCAGGGAGGAGGAACTAGGCTCCAGGCTCTTAGAGGGCCTGAAGGCCATTCCCGGCGTGGTTTTTCACGGTTCCTCCGATATGGAAGGCAGGCTTCCGGTCTTTGCTCTTAATATCGAGGGGCTTGATAACGGGGTTATCGCCGGTCAGCTGGCGGATATGGGGATAGAGACCAGGCCAGGGCTTCACTGCGCTCCTCTGGCCCATAAAACCCTGGGCTCCTTTCCCCAGGGAGCACTCAGGCTCAGCGTCGGCTTTTTCTCCTCCGAGGAGGACGTGGATAGAACGTTAGAGGCTGTAAAGGCACTTATCTCCCAGGGATAA
- the dnaN gene encoding DNA polymerase III subunit beta produces the protein MKLTIDKHIFMKAWQMAERVSASKSPMNVISGILLDSEGEKTTLLATDLKTSIKTYVEGITVKEPGKTVFPVKVVGELFKKASTSIFDIEVDESGKGLLISGRNRYRFSTYPWEEFPKLPSSSGASSFCEISKEELQRILDEGGIAGNMGEEFPKYLGAELLQIKNGEFHCVSTDGRRLSLSKAYVDKGSKDQDMLLPLSSIREFLRILSSVEVESNIKISLDGALGYFSSDNIEFSVRRVESTFPNYERILSPNTTTTLEIDRSQFISALERVDVVVRDNTRMVVLILSPGGDLHLWGKAPDVGEAREVVDGIIKGEPLKVAFNVGYMIDGLKAFHGDSVSLSFNGQEGQMMMLRPKESDFLYMLMPMKLKSSDLDGLDEFEESPF, from the coding sequence ATGAAACTCACTATCGATAAACATATCTTTATGAAAGCATGGCAAATGGCCGAGAGGGTATCGGCATCTAAAAGCCCTATGAACGTCATATCGGGAATACTGCTGGATTCAGAGGGAGAAAAGACGACCCTTCTAGCTACTGATCTGAAAACCTCGATAAAAACCTACGTAGAGGGGATAACAGTAAAAGAACCGGGAAAAACCGTCTTTCCCGTAAAGGTCGTAGGAGAGCTCTTTAAAAAGGCTTCTACCTCAATATTCGATATAGAGGTAGACGAAAGCGGAAAGGGACTTCTTATATCCGGTAGAAACAGATACAGGTTTTCCACCTATCCATGGGAGGAATTTCCTAAATTGCCCTCTTCATCAGGGGCATCTTCCTTTTGCGAGATATCAAAAGAGGAGCTCCAAAGGATACTTGACGAAGGTGGAATAGCGGGGAATATGGGAGAGGAATTTCCCAAATATCTTGGAGCGGAGCTTCTTCAGATCAAAAACGGCGAATTCCACTGCGTATCGACCGACGGCAGGAGGCTTTCACTTTCAAAAGCATACGTCGATAAAGGGTCGAAAGATCAGGATATGCTGTTGCCTCTGAGCTCTATAAGGGAATTTTTGAGGATACTGTCCTCGGTAGAGGTCGAGAGCAACATAAAAATATCCTTAGACGGAGCTCTAGGTTATTTTTCATCGGATAACATAGAGTTTTCCGTCAGAAGGGTTGAATCCACATTTCCAAACTACGAGAGGATCCTCAGCCCGAACACAACCACCACCTTGGAGATAGATAGATCTCAGTTTATATCTGCCCTCGAAAGGGTCGACGTAGTCGTCAGGGACAACACCAGAATGGTAGTCCTTATCCTCTCCCCTGGTGGCGACCTCCATCTGTGGGGTAAAGCCCCCGATGTAGGGGAGGCTAGGGAAGTAGTGGATGGAATAATAAAGGGAGAGCCTTTAAAAGTAGCCTTTAACGTAGGTTACATGATAGACGGTCTAAAAGCCTTCCATGGAGACAGCGTATCACTTTCATTCAACGGTCAAGAAGGGCAGATGATGATGCTCAGGCCTAAAGAGAGCGATTTCCTCTATATGCTGATGCCTATGAAGCTCAAAAGCTCCGACCTAGATGGACTGGACGAGTTCGAGGAGTCCCCCTTTTAG